A window of the Mus pahari chromosome 1, PAHARI_EIJ_v1.1, whole genome shotgun sequence genome harbors these coding sequences:
- the Lcor gene encoding ligand-dependent corepressor isoform X3, whose protein sequence is MVKLCNHHQKQFIRVLSDLYTESQPGSEDLQPLDSTAMDVSACDSGCAQLSSREDEKDDCLEGSSPASVKLFLDSSGSPSSLNVTEETMKEPPPEKDSVDGRDNALSTVQKDSSEPLDGQHNPTSSADSPTTGCLSTLDSFSSNSPHSSKSLEGQTTGQEQDTNKKPCEDAEDSAPASVQSLAAVEEVAENTEEGGSCIVSQRNSVRALSEETWDSGFMGNSSSTADKENALQCSSKTSLHQDLETDEQDARPKQENHLHSLGRNKVGFQTYPRDKSQFDHSRGGWLAPSPKPTIHRASNGHSQTKMMSASIKTARKSKRASGLRINDYDNQCDVVYISQPITECHFENQRSILSSRKTARKSTRGYFFNGDCCELPTVRTLARNLCSQDKGSCSPIASEAVVTPKQTLIPTSKHTVGVQLPTVGVQLPTVGVQLPTVDVQLPTLDVQLPTVGAQLPTTDVQPPTVGVQLPTADVQPPTVGAQLPTADVQPPTGSVQLPTADVQLSTVGTQLPRVDVQLSSVDAQLPTADVQPPTVGAQLPAVDVQLPTVGAQLPAVDVQLPTVGVQLPAVDVQISTVDMQLSTVGEQPLEENICDDPRKDRTSLEGGDEDTSAKEHQEAEVCLSMQEQDPSSSPRPGETTASSPACLLPALLPDDDMSEVPEGSIVISPPTESVLSFPEQDQPTASLQDQPPASQLGPEEMQAQERHFTSREDSEDHLCRPQSSPKTAVREESSPCSEDESSAVALDPPLGLELSEHDQSTSTEEADTRDTPGETLLLDDSLPLLESSTVTDENPSDMEEGEAASGTGHLEEHDNDRKYSAENDPSEPNSDSPEENVDKKKKARKFPEASDRCLRSQLVDPSSADRYPGSQGLDSSAACSEIRVSKNPAVKHSKREGDSGGVTSEGPVSDSIHTDNLEDPEDPGVSEHSSDEETKQETEGVGVITRQTVKNSLAKEIKREEGGTSPNSDPATVGQPLPGDNLETHDWSKIDERNAHVPSERIPRKRDPEQVKENLGHIALQDTEAAAVSEDTHGQDDAGLAPGSSSGISASQSDGADGPPKSVTRPKRLPSFTYNLRHAHCVNTSDTTKMTSEKQGTQVDPAAKESGTSESAEPLDEEDEDSVVEEQPKFVGWCAEEENQELIASFNAHYLRVQKGWIQLEKEAQPTARARSKSDKLKEIWKSKKRARKCRGPLEVQKFSPVQMLFMTNFKLSNICKWFLETTETRSLVIVKKLNTRLPGDIPLVKHPLQKYPPSTMYPSSLQAERLKKHLKKFPGAIPARNNWKTQKLWAKLRENPDLIEPEDGSDISLCPSSEDSVEEVREGRSHPPTNLPTPASTRILRKYSNIRGKLRAQRLDSSLGGASETKQGRKSVCINPLMSPKLALQVGADGFPVNPKRAERSKGRRGKQMPETLLKVEGQNKRKRAEGSGTQDGKDKGPAPKASRGLSAKKLAAKDRGNQLSKKMTLKENKVRVCRKGPGRSCLSSRKEKENANRRPGHPATASEALTKPSKQRGAREASSKPPKVRRRNRKLSSGRGRARPLAKSPENRTAPRKRKLKAKLDSSQGKRRRLEAK, encoded by the coding sequence ATGGTCAAGTTGTGCAATCATCATCAGAAGCAATTCATCCGCGTCCTGAGTGACCTGTATACTGAGTCTCAGCCAGGTTCTGAGGACTTGCAGCCTTTGGATTCCACAGCGATGGACGTCTCTGCTTGCGATTCGGGCTGTGCCCAGCTGAGCAGCAGAGAAGATGAAAAGGATGATTGTCTCGAGGgtagttctcctgcctctgtaaAGTTGTTCTTAGACTCATCCGGTTCTCCTAGCTCCCTGAATGTGACTGAAGAAACCATGAAGGAACCACCTCCTGAGAAAGACTCTGTAGATGGGAGAGACAATGCGCTGAGCACTGTCCAGAAAGATTCCTCTGAACCTCTAGACGGTCAACATAACCCCACAAGTTCTGCAGACAGTCCCACCACGGGATGCCTCAGTACACTGGACTCTTTCTCCTCTAATTCCCCCCACAGTTCTAAAAGCTTAGAGGGGCAAACCACTGGCCAGGAGCAAGACACAAACAAGAAACCCTGTGAGGATGCCGAAGACAGTGCCCCAGCGTCAGTCCAAAGTCTGGCTGCAGTGGAAGAGGTAGCTGAGAATACTGAAGAGGGTGGTAGCTGTATTGTGTCTCAAAGAAACTCAGTCAGAGCTTTATCAGAAGAGACATGGGACTCGGGGTTTATGGGAAACTCATCTAGTACTGCAGACAAAGAGAATGCTTTACAGTGTAGCTCAAAAACATCCTTACACCAGGATTTAGAGACAGATGAGCAAGATGCAAGGCCAAAGCAAGAGAACCATCTTCATTCACTAGGTAGAAACAAGGTGGGTTTCCAGACTTATCCCAGAGACAAGAGCCAATTTGATCATTCCAGAGGTGGTTGGTTAGCTCCCAGCCCCAAGCCAACTATACACAGAGCATCCAATGGTCACTCACAAACCAAGATGATGTCGGCCTCCATCAAGACTGCTCGGAAAAGTAAGAGGGCATCCGGGTTGAGGATAAACGATTATGACAACCAGTGTGATGTTGTTTATATCAGCCAACCAATAACAGAATGCCACTTTGAGAATCAAAGATCCATACTGTCTTCTCGGAAAACAGCCCGAAAGAGTACCCGGGGATACTTCTTCAATGGTGACTGCTGTGAGCTGCCAACTGTTCGCACACTGGCCAGAAATTTATGTTCCCAAGATAAAGGAAGCTGCTCACCAATAGCATCAGAGGCAGTGGTGACTCCCAAGCAGACTCTTATTCCCACCTCAAAGCACACGGTAGGTGTGCAGCTTCCCACAGTAGGTGTGCAGCTTCCCACAGTAGGCGTGCAGCTTCCCACAGTAGATGTACAGCTTCCCACATTAGATGTGCAGCTTCCCACAGTAGGTGCACAACTTCCTACAACTGATGTGCAGCCTCCCACAGTAGGTGTACAACTTCCTACAGCGGATGTACAGCCTCCCACAGTAGGTGCACAACTTCCTACAGCAGATGTGCAGCCTCCCACAGGAAGTGTACAACTTCCtacagcagatgtgcagctttccACAGTAGGTACACAACTTCCTAGAGTAGATGTCCAGCTTTCATCAGTAGATGCACAACTTCCTACAGCAGATGTGCAGCCCCCCACAGTAGGTGCACAACTTCCTGCAGTGGATGTACAGCTTCCCACAGTAGGTGCACAACTTCCTGCAGTGGATGTACAGCTTCCCACAGTAGGTGTACAACTTCCTGCAGTGGATGTACAGATTTCCACAGTTGATATGCAGCTTTCCACAGTAGGTGAGCAGCCTCTAGAAGAAAATATCTGTGACGATCCTAGGAAAGACAGAACCTCCCTTGAGGGAGGGGACGAAGACACATCAGCAAAAgagcatcaggaggcagaggtttgCCTCAGCATGCAGGAACAGGATCCTAGTAGCTCCCCTAGGCCGGGAGAAACCACAGCCTCTAGCCCAGCATGCCTCCTGCCTGCTCTCCTCCCTGATGACGATATGTCTGAGGTGCCAGAAGGCAGCATTGTGATCTCACCTCCCACAGAAAGTGTGCTGTCTTTCCCAGAACAAGACCAACCAACAGCCTCCCTGCAAGACCAGCCACCAGCCTCCCAGCTAGGTCCAGAGGAAATGCAGGCACAGGAGCGCCACTTCACCTCCCGGGAGGACAGTGAAGACCACCTCTGTAGACCTCAGTCTTCTCCTAAAACAGCCGTGAGAGAGGAGAGTTCTCCATGCTCAGAAGATGAAAGTTCCGCTGTGGCTTTAGATCCACCCCTAGGTCTAGAACTGTCTGAGCATGACCAGAgcaccagcactgaggaggctgacaCCAGAGACACGCCTGGGGAGACACTGTTGCTTGACGACTCCCTGCCCCTCCTGGAGAGCAGCACTGTCACTGATGAGAACCCAAGTGACATGGAAGAAGGTGAGGCTGCAAGTGGAACAGGACACCTGGAGGAGCATGACAATGATAGAAAATACTCAGCAGAAAATGATCCGAGTGAGCCAAACTCTGACTCACCTGAAGAGAATGTGGATAAGAAGAAAAAGGCTAGAAAGTTCCCCGAGGCCTCTGATAGGTGCCTAAGAAGTCAGCTTGTAGATCCTTCCTCTGCTGACAGGTACCCAGGAAGCCAGGGTTTGGATTCATCCGCTGCTTGTTCTGAAATCAGGGTTTCTAAAAATCCTGCTGTAAAGCATTCTAAAAGAGAAGGGGACTCTGGTGGGGTGACATCTGAGGGCCCAGTGAGTGACAGCATCCATACAGACAATCTGGAGGACCCTGAAGACCCTGGTGTTAGTGAACATTCCTCTGATGAAGAGACCAAGCAGGAGACTGAAGGAGTTGGTGTCATTACAAGGCAGACTGTTAAAAACTCGCTGGCAAAGGAAAttaaaagggaagagggagggacttCCCCAAACAGTGACCCAGCCACTGTTGGCCAGCCATTGCCTGGGGACAACCTGGAAACCCATGACTGGTCCAAGATAGATGAGAGAAATGCCCATGTGCCCTCAGAACGCATTCCTCGCAAGAGGGACCCAGAGCAGGTAAAAGAGAACCTGGGACACATTGCCCTACAGGACACAGAGGCCGCAGCTGTGAGTGAGGATACCCACGGTCAAGATGATGCTGGCCTCGCTCCAGGCAGCTCATCTGGGATATCAGCCAGTCAGAGTGACGGAGCTGATGGGCCACCAAAATCAGTAACAAGGCCTAAGAGACTGCCTTCTTTTACCTACAACCTGAGACATGCTCATTGTGTGAATACCTCGGACACTACAAAAATGACTTCAGAAAAGCAGGGCACACAAGTAGATCCAGCAGCCAAGGAAAGCGGAACTTCTGAGAGCGCAGAGCCCTTAGATGAGGAAGACGAGGACTCGGTGGTGGAAGAGCAGCCCAAGTTTGTGGGATGGTGCGCAGAAGAGGAGAACCAGGAGCTCATCGCCAGCTTCAACGCCCACTACCTGCGAGTTCAGAAGGGCTGGATCCAGTTGGAGAAGGAAGCTCAGCCAACAGCAAGAGCAAGAAGCAAGTCTGACAAGCTGAAGGAGATTTGGAAGAGCAAGAAGAGGGCTCGGAAGTGTAGGGGTCCATTGGAGGTGCAAAAATTTTCTCCCGTTCAGATGCTCTTTATGACAAACTTTAAGCTGTCTAACATCTGTAAGTGGTTCTTAGAGACAACAGAAACTCGATCTTTGGTCATTGTGAAGAAACTCAATACTCGTCTTCCAGGAGATATCCCCCTTGTTAAACACCCTCTTCAGAAGtaccctccttccaccatgtaccCTAGTTCACTACAGGCAGAACGCTtgaaaaaacacttaaagaaattccCTGGAGCCATTCCTGCTAGGAATAATTGGAAGACACAGAAGCTATGGGCTAAACTACGAGAGAATCCTGACCTGATAGAGCCAGAGGATGGCAGTGACATCAGCCTCTGCCCTAGCAGTGAAGACAGTGtggaggaagtcagggaaggTAGAAGCCATCCTCCCACCAACTTGCCTACTCCAGCCAGCACCCGGATCCTTAGAAAGTATTCCAATATTCGAGGAAAGCTCAGAGCACAGCGCCTAGACAGCTCACTGGGTGGGGCTTCTGAAACGAAGCAGGGCCGCAAGAGCGTATGCATCAACCCGCTCATGTCCCCAAAGCTCGCCCTCCAGGTGGGTGCAGATGGGTTTCCCGTCAACCCCAAGAGAGCTGAGAGAAgcaaggggagaagagggaagcagaTGCCAGAAACTTTGCTTAAAGTGGAAGGTCAGAACAAGCGCAAGAGAGCAGAAGGCTCCGGTACTCAAGACGGTAAGGACAAGGGGCCGGCACCGAAAGCCAGCAGAGGCCTTTCTGCCAAGAAGCTAGCTGCAAAGGACAGAGGCAACCAACTCTCcaagaagatgaccttgaaagAGAATAAAGTGAGAGTCTGTAGAAAGGGTCCTGGAAGGAGCTGCCTGTcatccaggaaagaaaaagagaatgcaAACAGAAGACCTGGCCATCCTGCGACAGCCTCTGAAGCGCTGACAAAGCCTTCAAAACAAAGGGGCGCACGAGAAGCCTCTTCAAAGCCCCCAAAAGTGAGGAGGAGAAACCGGAAGCTGAGCAGTGGTAGGGGCCGTGCCAGACCCTTAGCAAAAAGCCCAGAGAACCGGACTGCCCCGAGAAAAAGAAAGCTCAAGGCCAAACTGGACTCTTCCCAGGGCAAACGGAGGCGATTAGAAGCCAAGTGA